The Anabaena sp. PCC 7108 region TGGTTTGTGTGTCTTGGAGCATAACTGCTGTGTTTATCTCTTGGGAATGAGAATTGTAAATGATCTACGCTCAAAAGTGAAGTATGACTTCTTTCTTAAGTATTAACTTAAAGTTAATATTTTGACGTTGGGTGAGACCCCTCAGCAGCTAAAAATGTAATTACATCCTATTCTAAAAAAGCTAAAATATGGTAACTTGATCAACTATTTTTATGATTTTACCTGTCTACAGACTTATTTTATACTTTGTAGTTACGGTTTATAATAACTACAAAATAGTATTCCCAGCCTTGATCTAACAGACATTTCCAGTTAAGTACACTTGTTTTCTAGATTGCTTTTCCACTAACTAGTAAAAAGTCTTCCAAAAAATTAGACCAAAATTAGAAAAAATTCTAATTTGGCTATAGACAATGGGAAAATTAAATTTATTGCAAGGTTTTATAGGAGTAAATGTAAAGATTCTAGCAGTTGAGGTAACAAAGGCTACAAAACCTTGTGCTTGAGATTGTTAATTTGAAAGTCATCGACGCTAAGGGGTCTTGCCACTGTGGGTTCGGTTTGTATTGAAATCGTTGAGGGGAATCCCCATCTGAGGTCGTTGCTTGGTTGGCACTTGCAACAACTGGAATACCGAGTACATCAAGCCGCCAGCATTTATCAAGCAAGGGAAGTGTTTTTAAGTCATCAACCGACTCTAGTCATTCTAGATGCGGATTTGCCAGATGGCGATGGGATCGAGTTTTGTCGTTGGTTAAATCGTCAGCAACAGCCTCTGATTTTAATGCTTTCTGCCCGTAACAATGAAGCTGATATTGTTTCTGGTTTAAAAGCAGGAGCAGATGACTACTTGAGCAAACCTTTCGGAATGCAAGAGTTTTTGGCTAGGGTAGAGGCACTGATTCGTCGTAACCGTACACCCACTGCACCAGCTTACTTGGATTATGGCAGTTTGCAAATCGATTTGGTACAGCGCCGTGTCCGGTTTCAAGGGGAGTTTATCGATTTAACACCCCAAGAATTTAGTTTGCTGTATGTTTTGGCGCAAGCTGGTGGAGTACCTTTGAGTAGATCGGAATTACTGCGTCGTGCTTGGCCTGACGCTATTGATAATCCCCGTACCATTGATACTCACGTTTTATCACTGCGGAAAAAGGTGGAACTTGATCCGCGTCAACCCAGCTTAATCCAAACTATCCGCAATGTGGGATACCGATTTAACATAGAAACTTTGAATGCTAATGTTCCGCAATCACAAACAAAGTTAGCTAAAGAAAGATTCAGTAATCCACGTTCTACCCTGGCTACTCAAATTTCTTAGTGGAGATTGGGGACTGGGAAGAAGAAGATGGGGAGACACGGGGACACGGGGACACGGGGACACGGGGACGCGGAGAAAATGACCAAAAACCAATGACCAATGACCAATGACCAATGACCAATGACCAATGACCAATTACCAATGACCAATTACCAATGACCAATTACCAATGACCAATTACCACTCCTCAGATGCTTGAATTTCAGCTTCTATCAAGCTGGCTTTTAAGTCTTCCCAGTTGATTTCAGCGGTTGGTTGATTTGCCAATAATTGACCTTGCTGGAGATGTAATAACCGGGTGCTAAATTCTTGGGCTAGGTCAAATTGGTGATTTACCATCAAAATCGCGGTTGTAGGGGGTTGAGGTAGTTGGCTGATGATGTTGATCATCCGGGAAGCCTGACCAGGGTCTAAGGCGCTCGTAGGTTCGTCTAAAAGCAAGATTTTGGGTTGGATGACTAAGGTACGAGCGATCGCAACTAACTGTCTTTGTCCGGTGGAAAGTTGTACTTCGGTTCGTCCTAGCCATTCATTAGGAATTTGCAGCTGTTCTTGCCAATAACTAACTCGTTCCTGAATTTTCTGTTTGGACAAGCCGCGCAGAACTAAAGGATAAGCTAAGGCTTCCCGAACTGTCATCCCCAACAACTTAAATTCTTGCTGTAAAAGCGTCACTTCTTGTCGCAGCTGAATAATCGGAATGTGGCGATATTCTTGATTCTCTAGATAAATTTTACCGCTACTAGGTTCAATTAAGCGGTTAATGAGGCGTAATAAGGAAGTTTTGCCAGCACCAGCAGTACCAACAATGGTAATGCGATCGCCTGAAAACACCTCAAAGGAAATATCCTCTAAAATTGGATATCCTGGCAAATTTCTCTGCACCTGACTTTTCAGCTTTGTAAACAGATTAACTTGCTCTAGCCTAAGTACGGTTTTTGCAGTCAAATTATCCAAGTTTTCTAAAAAAATGTTGGCAAAATATTCAATAAATCAACCAGTTTTTGACACTCTCCGGTCTAAAGACACGGGGATTCTACATTCACCGTCAAAACTTGCTCAACCAGGTTTACACCCTTACGGGTGATGCCTCCGGCACGCTGACGCGAACGCCAGTCGCTCATGGGGGAAACCCCCAAGACCGCGCTGGCTCACCAAGCAGAGTAGTGGTTTCAACTCCTGTAGCGTTAATTTGGGGATGCCCTCCCCTATTTTTTGCTAGATTAAGAATATTTATGGCCGCGTTTGTATCTCTATGCAATTCACATCCACAACTACATTTATGGGTACGAGTTGATAGAGATTTTTTGACAATCCCGCCGCAATCAGAACATTTCTGTGAAGAGTAATGTGGTGCTACAGCTATAGCAACTTTGTCAAATTTAACAGCAAAATACTCTATCCATTGCTTAAACAAATACCAACTAGCATCACTAATTGATTTTGCTAAACAATGATTTTTTACCATGTTTGAAACACGTAAATCTATGCGCTTCGCGCACGCTTCGCGAACATAGGCTACTAAGTCGTTAGACTTGCATACGTTACGCGCTAGTTTCTTAGCGTGTTCAATCCATTGCCTACTTACTTTTAAGTGTTTTTTGGCATAAAGTTTTCTAGCTTTTCTTCTACCGCTAGAACCTTTTGCTTTTTTGTAAATCCGTCTTTGAGAATGCTTGATTGATTTTTCAGCCTTTCTCAAAAACTGAGGATTAGGTTCTTGATGCCCATTTGAATCTGTGTAAAACGACTCAATCCCCACATCTAGCCCAATTTCTTCATCTGTTTTTGGTTGAATATCTACAACATCAATACCAACACAAAACTGTGCATAATATCCATCTGCACGCCGGATTAAACGCACTCGTTTAATATCTTTAAGTTCGGAGAATTGAATATCCCATTTACCTAATAACTTGAGTTCACCAATACCTTTCTTGTCAGTAAAAGTAATACGTCGCTTGGTTTTGTGTAATTTCCATCCTGATGTTTTATATTCAACAGAACGACAATCTTTTTGAAACTTTGGAAACCCCCTTTTCCCAGATTTTTTAGATTGACAATTTTCGTAAAACCTTGATATAGCAGACCAACCCCGTTCTGCTGCTGATTGTACTGCCATTGAGTTTAACTCGGCAGCAAAAGGAAAACATGAGCGTAGTTCTGTTGAATACTTATTCAGGGCAAACTTATCAATTTTTAGCTCACGTGGTGCATCCATCCAATATCTGAGCGCTTTATTGCGAATGAATTGGGTGGTACGAATTGCATCGTCTATGGCGTTGTATTGATGTTGTTTACCTTTAACTTTGTATTCTAGGACTAGCATTGATTTAACTTTGAACAATCAACTTGATTTGGTTTTGACAATCGTTAATTATACAACATATACAAAATGTCAATGCAGGATAAAGGAAAGCTTTTAGCCTTCCTCCCTTGTCTCAAGCACAGCTGTGTCCTCCTGAGTCGGACGCACCTTCAAGGGTTTTCGGCATTTTCCTTATAAAAGTTGCTGGCATCATTAAAAAAAACTAGGCAGATTTATTACCAGGGGTAAAGCCCATTGCTAAACCCCAACTAAATAACTACTTCGGAGTTGCTGAGAAAGTCTTTTTGTGGAGGTAGGTGACTCTTAACAGGTGACAGTTTCCAGAGTTAAATGGGAACGATTTTCCCTTTGAGTAGGAATTAAATGCAAGGTTTTTAAGTTCCCACCTCATCAAAGCTTGCACCTTTTTTCCTGTTTACTCAGTCTCAATCCTTCAATTTTTCTGGTTGTTGGTTTTATATGGCTAAGTAGGTAGACACTAAAAAACCAAAGTATGCAACGAAATGTAAATTTGCCCAAAAACCTCTTCCCTTCTGCCTCCTGCCCTCTGCCTCCTGCCTTGTCTCAACGATAAATATTTATGCCCACCTACTTAACGCCACGCTACGCTATCAGCAACCCCTACTTCAGTTATCAGACTTCTACTTGAAGTACCAGAAATCCTCTCAGACTAAATGGGGTTATCTCTAGGATTCACCAATTTCAGCAACTTTTGCTTGATTTGTGAGTCGAAAACTTCCCATTTGATTTTGGCATAAGTAGAATTTTCGTTTCCTCCAGATAAGAAACCCATGGGAAT contains the following coding sequences:
- a CDS encoding response regulator transcription factor, whose protein sequence is MGSVCIEIVEGNPHLRSLLGWHLQQLEYRVHQAASIYQAREVFLSHQPTLVILDADLPDGDGIEFCRWLNRQQQPLILMLSARNNEADIVSGLKAGADDYLSKPFGMQEFLARVEALIRRNRTPTAPAYLDYGSLQIDLVQRRVRFQGEFIDLTPQEFSLLYVLAQAGGVPLSRSELLRRAWPDAIDNPRTIDTHVLSLRKKVELDPRQPSLIQTIRNVGYRFNIETLNANVPQSQTKLAKERFSNPRSTLATQIS
- a CDS encoding ATP-binding cassette domain-containing protein; amino-acid sequence: MDNLTAKTVLRLEQVNLFTKLKSQVQRNLPGYPILEDISFEVFSGDRITIVGTAGAGKTSLLRLINRLIEPSSGKIYLENQEYRHIPIIQLRQEVTLLQQEFKLLGMTVREALAYPLVLRGLSKQKIQERVSYWQEQLQIPNEWLGRTEVQLSTGQRQLVAIARTLVIQPKILLLDEPTSALDPGQASRMINIISQLPQPPTTAILMVNHQFDLAQEFSTRLLHLQQGQLLANQPTAEINWEDLKASLIEAEIQASEEW
- a CDS encoding RNA-guided endonuclease TnpB family protein, yielding MLVLEYKVKGKQHQYNAIDDAIRTTQFIRNKALRYWMDAPRELKIDKFALNKYSTELRSCFPFAAELNSMAVQSAAERGWSAISRFYENCQSKKSGKRGFPKFQKDCRSVEYKTSGWKLHKTKRRITFTDKKGIGELKLLGKWDIQFSELKDIKRVRLIRRADGYYAQFCVGIDVVDIQPKTDEEIGLDVGIESFYTDSNGHQEPNPQFLRKAEKSIKHSQRRIYKKAKGSSGRRKARKLYAKKHLKVSRQWIEHAKKLARNVCKSNDLVAYVREACAKRIDLRVSNMVKNHCLAKSISDASWYLFKQWIEYFAVKFDKVAIAVAPHYSSQKCSDCGGIVKKSLSTRTHKCSCGCELHRDTNAAINILNLAKNRGGHPQINATGVETTTLLGEPARSWGFPP